One genomic window of Polyangium aurulentum includes the following:
- a CDS encoding PAS domain-containing protein, which yields MMSVNGSGAHAPARLAASDEALARVAALEAENAALRRRVKELESARAASAANDAAIPSGNGDSIRRLLSAVIERSPSIVFVKDVEGRYVLINKRFEDDCGVTRDELCGRTDAVWLPPDIAAAVRMQDQAIIDGGVPVQYEESLPVQGDKRTYFTIKFPLFDEKNNLLGLCGIATDITEAKHVERERDAMREQMLAAQSEMLRELSTPLVPITDGVLAMPLVGRIDQARASRIMNTLLEGITRESAHTAILDITGVRSVDAQVADALVNVARAARLLGARVMLSGLRPDVAKTLVEIGSDLGGITAVPTLQSAIARALGPQARPSRALGPLT from the coding sequence ATGATGAGCGTGAACGGGTCTGGCGCGCACGCGCCGGCAAGGCTCGCCGCCTCCGACGAGGCGCTCGCTCGGGTTGCAGCGCTCGAGGCCGAAAATGCAGCCCTCAGGCGCCGCGTGAAGGAATTGGAGAGCGCTCGCGCGGCGAGCGCCGCAAACGACGCCGCCATCCCGTCCGGCAATGGCGACAGCATCCGCCGCCTGCTCAGTGCGGTGATCGAGCGTTCACCGAGTATTGTTTTCGTCAAGGACGTCGAGGGGCGCTATGTCCTCATCAATAAGCGCTTCGAGGACGATTGCGGGGTGACCCGCGACGAGCTCTGCGGGAGAACGGACGCGGTCTGGCTGCCGCCGGACATCGCCGCCGCGGTGCGCATGCAGGACCAGGCGATCATCGATGGCGGCGTGCCCGTGCAGTACGAGGAAAGCCTCCCGGTTCAGGGGGACAAACGAACTTATTTCACCATCAAGTTTCCGCTCTTCGACGAAAAAAACAATCTGCTTGGCCTGTGCGGGATTGCCACCGACATCACCGAGGCCAAGCATGTGGAGCGGGAGCGCGACGCCATGCGGGAGCAAATGCTGGCCGCGCAGAGCGAGATGTTGCGCGAGCTGTCCACCCCGCTCGTACCGATCACGGACGGCGTGCTGGCCATGCCCCTCGTCGGGCGCATCGACCAGGCGCGCGCCTCGCGCATCATGAACACCCTCCTGGAGGGCATCACCCGCGAATCCGCGCACACGGCCATCCTGGACATCACCGGCGTTCGCTCCGTCGATGCCCAGGTCGCCGATGCCCTCGTCAATGTAGCCCGCGCGGCGCGGCTCCTCGGCGCGCGCGTGATGCTCTCCGGGCTGCGACCCGATGTCGCAAAGACGCTCGTCGAAATCGGCAGCGACCTCGGTGGCATCACCGCGGTCCCCACCCTGCAGAGCGCCATTGCACGCGCGCTGGGCCCCCAGGCGCGCCCCTCGCGCGCCCTGGGTCCCCTCACGTAA
- a CDS encoding alpha/beta fold hydrolase, whose amino-acid sequence MQSVQHEIPNGAGHLLSLHQTWDESRLDRGKRPVVIVPGYGMNSYIFSWHPRGPSLEGFLAAEGYEVWRADLRGQGDSKRTFGTDDYGLKDLALTDLGVVIDAMLARTQTGADRVTMMGCSLGGTIMLLHAALRPEHRIGAMIAMGTPVRWVKVHPMLRAAFVSPWLIGKLPLRGTRALCEAALPRIARLTPWLLKIYMNPEIVDTQAAREMVKTVEDPNRHVNREIAEWIRRGDLVVGDVNLADALRAMRQPFLCVYANGDGIVPPETASFVYQQIGSAQKALLEVGSREVQMAHADMFVSNEAHARVFTPIARWLEENAI is encoded by the coding sequence ATGCAGAGCGTGCAGCACGAGATCCCGAACGGCGCCGGCCATCTCCTCTCCCTCCACCAGACCTGGGACGAATCGCGCCTCGACCGCGGCAAGCGGCCCGTGGTGATCGTCCCGGGGTACGGGATGAACTCCTATATCTTCAGCTGGCACCCGCGCGGACCCTCGCTCGAAGGGTTCCTGGCCGCCGAGGGATACGAGGTGTGGCGAGCGGACCTGCGCGGCCAGGGCGACTCGAAGCGGACGTTTGGCACGGATGATTATGGTTTGAAGGATCTGGCGCTGACGGACCTCGGCGTCGTGATCGACGCCATGCTCGCGCGCACGCAGACCGGGGCGGACCGCGTGACCATGATGGGCTGCTCGCTCGGGGGCACGATCATGCTCCTGCACGCCGCGCTCCGGCCGGAGCACCGCATCGGCGCCATGATCGCCATGGGCACCCCCGTTCGATGGGTGAAGGTGCACCCGATGCTGCGGGCGGCGTTCGTCTCGCCCTGGCTGATCGGCAAGCTGCCCCTGCGCGGCACGCGCGCTCTCTGCGAGGCCGCGCTGCCCCGCATCGCCAGGCTCACGCCCTGGCTGCTCAAGATCTACATGAACCCCGAGATCGTCGACACGCAGGCCGCCCGCGAGATGGTGAAGACCGTCGAGGACCCCAATCGCCACGTCAATCGCGAGATCGCCGAGTGGATCCGCCGCGGCGACCTGGTGGTGGGCGACGTGAACCTCGCCGACGCGCTCCGGGCGATGCGGCAGCCATTCTTGTGCGTCTACGCGAACGGCGACGGCATCGTCCCCCCCGAGACCGCGAGCTTCGTGTATCAGCAGATCGGCTCGGCCCAGAAGGCGCTGCTCGAGGTGGGCAGCCGCGAGGTGCAGATGGCGCACGCCGACATGTTCGTCTCGAACGAGGCGCACGCGCGCGTCTTCACGCCGATCGCGCGGTGGCTCGAGGAAAACGCTATCTGA
- a CDS encoding PAS domain S-box protein, which translates to MASGVARLHLTLPNGPMRSLIGVAVAFMSTAAVLGMRLSLDDLLSGNAPLLAFVLAVAVTAIIAGFWPGLLATALSALAGTYFFLEPTWGVDGTAQAVRLVLFLLVGLLISSLSASLHRALAQSRADHEALALSEAELRSTLAQLEARVARRTAELERQVRERETVEAELRRAKDGLERRVAERTAELESLLSRFRATFENAAVGIAHLALDGRWLFVNQKLCDILEYSREELVGRPFDEPSHPDDRAQIRAELERMKSGETSGFALEKRYFRKDGQLVWVNLTAAMQRDADGRPELVIAVIEDISGRKQASATARVAREEKARSLVQLEAIVSSMTEGLMVFDAEAKIVTMNPSAVTILGFESEEELRSSSARGANLFEVWDLAGQPIPLEQWPISRVVAGETFSTIEVRVRRKDNGASRILSYGGRPVRDENGKVVLAVTTFRDVTAQRRAEEEREMLLESERAARAEAERASRVKDEFVATLSHELRTPLTAILGWAQILRKPGNITPERLQKGLETIERNTRLQAQLVSDLLDMSRIVTGKIRLDVKPADLASVLEASLESVRHAAEAKHIRVRRSHVDTGGPVMVDPARIQQVIWNLLSNAIKFTPAGGQVDVSLSRTPSHVTIAIEDTGHGISQEFLPQLFGRFRQADSSATRKYGGLGLGLAIVKHIVELHGGRVRAESAGLGAGSRFVVELPLVTASQEADTPDTSHGSLHALPAATCTTPELAGVKVLVVEDEPDTRDLVKRLLEECHAEVTTAASAPEALGMLGRELPDVLVSDLGMPGMDGYALIRQIRTAQGVGSSELPALALTAFARPEDKERALSAGYEAHLAKPVEPSELVATVAGLSSLREKQRANGQSNVR; encoded by the coding sequence ATGGCCAGCGGGGTCGCTCGCCTGCACCTCACGCTGCCGAACGGCCCCATGCGCAGCCTGATTGGCGTCGCGGTGGCGTTCATGTCCACCGCAGCCGTGCTCGGCATGCGCCTGTCCCTCGACGACCTGCTCTCCGGCAATGCGCCCCTGCTCGCTTTCGTGCTCGCCGTCGCGGTGACCGCCATCATCGCGGGCTTCTGGCCAGGCCTCCTCGCGACCGCGCTCAGCGCCCTGGCGGGAACCTATTTCTTCCTCGAGCCCACCTGGGGCGTCGACGGAACCGCCCAGGCGGTCCGTCTCGTTTTATTTCTTCTCGTGGGACTGCTCATCAGCAGCCTCAGCGCGAGCCTGCATCGCGCGCTCGCCCAGAGCCGCGCCGATCACGAGGCGCTCGCCCTTAGCGAGGCCGAGCTGCGCAGCACCCTGGCCCAGCTCGAAGCGCGCGTCGCCCGCCGCACCGCAGAGCTCGAGCGGCAGGTCCGCGAGCGCGAGACGGTCGAGGCCGAGCTGCGCCGGGCCAAGGACGGGCTCGAACGCCGCGTGGCAGAGCGCACCGCCGAGCTCGAATCCCTGCTGTCGCGCTTCCGCGCCACCTTCGAGAACGCCGCCGTCGGCATTGCCCACCTCGCCCTCGACGGCCGCTGGCTCTTCGTCAACCAGAAGCTCTGCGACATCCTCGAATACTCGCGCGAGGAGCTCGTCGGGCGCCCGTTCGACGAGCCCTCCCACCCGGACGACCGTGCGCAGATACGCGCCGAGCTCGAGCGAATGAAGTCGGGCGAGACGAGCGGCTTCGCGCTCGAGAAGCGCTACTTCCGCAAGGACGGCCAGCTCGTGTGGGTGAACCTCACGGCGGCGATGCAGCGCGACGCCGATGGCCGGCCCGAGCTGGTCATTGCGGTGATCGAGGACATCTCCGGCAGAAAGCAGGCCTCCGCGACGGCGCGCGTGGCGCGCGAGGAGAAGGCGCGCAGCCTCGTGCAGCTCGAGGCCATCGTCTCCAGCATGACCGAGGGCCTCATGGTATTCGACGCCGAGGCCAAGATCGTGACCATGAACCCCTCCGCGGTCACGATCCTCGGCTTCGAGAGCGAGGAGGAGCTGCGGTCGTCGAGCGCCCGCGGCGCCAATCTCTTCGAGGTCTGGGATCTGGCAGGCCAGCCCATCCCGCTCGAGCAATGGCCCATCTCGCGGGTGGTCGCCGGCGAGACGTTCTCGACGATCGAGGTGCGGGTGCGGCGAAAGGACAACGGCGCGTCACGGATATTGAGCTATGGCGGCCGGCCCGTGCGCGACGAGAACGGCAAGGTCGTCCTCGCCGTGACCACGTTCCGCGACGTGACCGCGCAGCGCAGGGCCGAGGAGGAGCGCGAGATGCTGCTCGAGAGCGAGCGCGCCGCGCGCGCCGAGGCCGAGCGCGCGAGCCGCGTGAAGGACGAGTTCGTCGCGACGCTCTCGCACGAGCTGCGCACGCCGCTCACGGCCATCCTCGGCTGGGCTCAGATCCTGCGCAAACCAGGCAACATCACGCCCGAGCGCCTCCAGAAGGGCCTCGAGACCATCGAGCGCAACACGCGGCTACAGGCGCAGCTCGTCTCCGATCTGCTCGACATGAGCCGCATCGTCACCGGCAAGATCCGCCTCGACGTGAAGCCGGCGGACCTCGCGAGCGTGCTCGAGGCCTCGCTCGAATCGGTGCGGCACGCGGCCGAGGCAAAGCACATCCGGGTGCGCAGGTCGCACGTGGACACGGGCGGCCCCGTGATGGTCGATCCGGCGCGCATTCAGCAGGTGATCTGGAACCTCCTGTCGAATGCGATCAAATTCACCCCGGCGGGCGGGCAGGTGGACGTCTCGCTGTCGCGGACGCCGTCGCACGTGACCATCGCCATCGAGGACACGGGGCACGGTATCTCGCAGGAGTTCTTGCCGCAGCTCTTCGGGCGCTTCCGGCAGGCCGACTCCTCGGCGACGCGCAAATACGGCGGCCTCGGGCTCGGCCTCGCGATCGTGAAGCACATCGTCGAGCTGCACGGCGGCCGTGTGCGCGCCGAGAGCGCCGGGCTCGGCGCGGGATCGCGGTTTGTCGTGGAATTGCCCCTCGTGACGGCGAGCCAGGAGGCGGACACGCCCGACACGTCGCACGGCTCGCTCCATGCCCTGCCGGCCGCGACGTGCACGACGCCCGAGCTGGCGGGGGTGAAGGTGCTCGTCGTGGAGGACGAGCCGGACACGCGCGATCTCGTCAAGCGCCTGCTCGAGGAGTGCCACGCCGAGGTGACGACGGCGGCGAGCGCGCCCGAGGCGCTCGGGATGCTCGGCCGGGAGCTGCCCGACGTGCTGGTGAGCGACCTCGGAATGCCGGGGATGGACGGCTATGCGCTGATCCGGCAGATTCGCACGGCCCAGGGGGTCGGCTCGTCGGAGCTGCCCGCGCTGGCGCTCACGGCGTTCGCGCGACCGGAGGACAAGGAGCGGGCGCTCTCCGCGGGCTACGAGGCGCACCTCGCCAAACCCGTGGAGCCGTCGGAGCTGGTGGCGACCGTGGCGGGGCTGTCCTCGCTGCGCGAGAAGCAGCGAGCGAACGGTCAATCCAACGTCAGATAG
- a CDS encoding serine/threonine-protein kinase has translation MSKQEASNIVSVGDVLAGKYRVERVLGMGGMGVVVAATHLDLREVRAIKLMRPELASDQAVERFLREARAVVRLRSEHVAEVYDVGRLESGAPYIVMEMLEGQDLSALLKERGKLPVDEAVLYVAQACHALDEAHEAGIVHRDLKPGNLFLTRRADGSPCIKVLDFGISKHLSYRGEEEMTGAREIMGSPLYMAPEQMRAARTVDARADVWALGAILYKMVTGRAPFQAATVPEIFAATLGKQVRPPSFIRPELSKDFDAVILRCLDKIAQRRYGSAAELLAALRPFGPWGAVHEEGELTIPRSSLRRSTIPPGRLRMSSNPRISLSDARLTDSHQIRRLSLPDTPPPPPESVQGGEAVSALDPTAFAPGFASEFMPEFASEETSAERVAGPLSSAIFSSSRRGLPSVTAVCVQPADSLRAEPPFVEVVRPSRPNAQARTTAPTLPTVVEPRPRDEDAHAEASVAPWGNTRARLPQRPAKLVVFAGMAAALAAIGGAALAGFLFLRPVHTPAAMVAPTLDVHTAATPGLASVEVLATPPAPEPVKAEAQSALPAPSKEPAEAKKTMAPPPAAKGSVTVRVSTPAPSAEGSKRPRKHSYDPFQGRH, from the coding sequence ATGTCGAAGCAGGAGGCCTCGAACATCGTCTCGGTGGGGGACGTCCTCGCCGGCAAGTACCGCGTCGAGAGGGTCCTCGGAATGGGCGGCATGGGCGTGGTCGTCGCTGCCACCCACCTCGACCTTCGCGAGGTGCGCGCCATCAAGCTCATGCGGCCCGAGCTCGCGAGCGACCAGGCCGTCGAGCGCTTCCTTCGCGAGGCCCGCGCCGTCGTCCGGCTGCGCAGCGAGCACGTCGCGGAGGTCTACGACGTCGGACGCCTCGAGTCCGGCGCGCCCTACATCGTGATGGAGATGCTCGAGGGCCAGGACCTCTCGGCGCTGCTCAAGGAGCGCGGGAAGCTGCCCGTCGACGAGGCCGTCCTGTACGTCGCGCAGGCCTGTCACGCGCTCGACGAGGCGCACGAGGCCGGGATCGTCCACCGTGATCTCAAGCCCGGAAACCTCTTCCTCACCCGCCGCGCGGACGGATCGCCCTGCATCAAGGTGCTCGATTTCGGCATTTCGAAGCACCTGTCGTACCGCGGCGAGGAGGAGATGACGGGCGCGCGCGAGATCATGGGCTCGCCGCTCTACATGGCCCCCGAGCAGATGCGCGCCGCGCGCACGGTCGACGCCCGCGCCGACGTCTGGGCCCTCGGCGCCATCCTGTACAAGATGGTCACCGGCCGCGCCCCCTTCCAGGCCGCGACGGTCCCGGAGATATTCGCCGCAACTCTCGGCAAGCAAGTTCGTCCGCCTTCGTTCATTCGCCCCGAGCTGTCGAAGGACTTCGACGCCGTCATCCTCCGCTGCTTGGATAAAATCGCCCAGCGTCGATATGGCTCCGCCGCCGAGCTGCTCGCGGCCCTGCGCCCCTTCGGCCCCTGGGGCGCCGTCCACGAGGAGGGCGAATTGACCATCCCGCGCTCGTCGCTGCGCCGCAGCACCATCCCGCCGGGCCGCCTGCGGATGTCGTCGAACCCGCGCATCAGCCTGTCGGACGCGCGCCTCACCGATTCGCATCAGATTCGCCGTCTTTCTTTGCCGGACACTCCGCCGCCGCCGCCCGAGAGCGTGCAGGGCGGGGAAGCCGTGTCCGCCCTGGACCCAACCGCCTTCGCGCCCGGCTTCGCGTCCGAATTCATGCCCGAATTCGCGTCCGAAGAGACGTCCGCCGAGCGGGTCGCGGGCCCCTTGTCGAGCGCCATCTTCTCCTCCTCGCGCCGCGGCCTGCCCTCCGTGACGGCCGTCTGCGTGCAGCCCGCCGATTCGCTGCGCGCCGAGCCGCCGTTCGTCGAGGTCGTGAGGCCGAGCCGGCCCAACGCGCAGGCGCGCACCACGGCCCCGACGCTGCCGACGGTCGTCGAGCCCCGCCCGCGCGACGAGGACGCGCACGCGGAGGCGAGCGTCGCGCCCTGGGGCAATACGCGCGCGCGGCTGCCGCAACGGCCCGCGAAGCTCGTGGTGTTCGCGGGCATGGCAGCGGCCCTCGCGGCCATCGGCGGAGCAGCCCTCGCCGGCTTTCTCTTCCTGCGCCCCGTCCATACCCCCGCGGCCATGGTCGCCCCGACGCTCGACGTGCACACGGCTGCGACGCCGGGGCTCGCCAGCGTGGAGGTGCTCGCCACGCCGCCCGCGCCCGAGCCGGTCAAGGCCGAGGCGCAGAGCGCCCTGCCGGCCCCGTCGAAGGAGCCCGCCGAGGCGAAGAAGACCATGGCGCCCCCGCCTGCCGCGAAGGGCAGCGTGACCGTGCGGGTCTCGACCCCCGCGCCCTCGGCCGAGGGCTCGAAGCGCCCGCGAAAGCACAGCTACGATCCATTCCAGGGGAGGCATTGA
- a CDS encoding PDZ domain-containing protein: MAIEQERKQPGRRDASVRHERVLRWIAPALAAGMILFTFAAADAMNRMSQMAASAAAAAEATRAELSESPQRKAKRRARGNYYAPPPGPRGPEIIEDGYGAHLPSTPSILAGLRPETHDPDELLARAHKLREAGMDILMLRAELSRSLLDDGFVDLRTRVTPVKKDDKTVGMRLSKLRQDSLAVLAGIQNGDIITSINGHEMATPEQALASYQGASHARAAVVELLRNERRVIIAIRWPEEGSAR; encoded by the coding sequence GTGGCGATCGAGCAGGAGCGAAAGCAGCCTGGCCGGCGCGACGCGAGCGTCCGCCACGAGCGCGTCCTGCGCTGGATCGCCCCGGCGCTCGCCGCGGGCATGATCCTCTTCACGTTCGCCGCCGCGGACGCGATGAACCGCATGAGCCAGATGGCCGCCTCGGCCGCCGCCGCCGCAGAGGCCACCCGCGCCGAGCTCAGCGAGTCGCCGCAGCGCAAGGCCAAGCGCCGCGCGCGCGGCAACTACTACGCGCCCCCCCCGGGCCCGCGGGGCCCCGAGATCATCGAGGACGGGTACGGCGCGCATCTCCCCTCGACCCCGAGCATCCTCGCGGGCCTGCGCCCCGAGACGCACGACCCGGACGAGCTCCTCGCGCGCGCGCATAAGCTGCGGGAGGCCGGCATGGACATCCTGATGCTGCGCGCCGAGCTGTCGCGCAGCCTCCTCGATGACGGATTCGTCGACCTGCGCACGCGCGTCACACCCGTGAAAAAGGACGACAAGACCGTCGGGATGCGGCTTTCGAAGCTGCGCCAGGATTCGCTCGCCGTGCTCGCCGGCATCCAGAACGGCGATATCATCACCTCGATCAACGGCCATGAGATGGCCACGCCCGAGCAGGCGCTCGCGAGCTATCAGGGCGCGTCGCACGCGCGCGCGGCCGTCGTGGAGCTGCTCAGGAACGAGCGCCGCGTGATCATCGCCATCCGCTGGCCCGAGGAGGGGAGCGCGAGATAG
- a CDS encoding FG-GAP repeat domain-containing protein — protein MRRTWTALGGLLLAGIGGFIGCSGDTGGTTSQSTSSGAASGGAGGQGGVGGEGGGFVTGCPSGIVCGSGECCATGEECVINACLPACASSVRCGADGSVCCADGEACVSDKCEKPSGSCLDWADCAEGEFCEPILGVCLPQPQAGSPTCEYKPPAGALTPTLEWSWTESAIMPDANQVINMPVVVDLDKDATPDVVIVTSDSFTASQPAYVRALNGNDGTEKWAASADVYKDAYRAQPRVTPAAADIDGDGFVEIVTGKLGGGLIAFEHDGKYKWSSTGTDGTTPWTTSLESATVAIGDLEGDGKPEIVVAGAVFESTGKLRFTAGNYFGANSSTYGAVSIIADVDGKMPQEIVGGKSAVRANGTVLWDNGLIDGYPAIGDLDLDGTPELVVVAKGGVRVQNPMTGEVLAEVVMPGAGAGGPPTIADFDADGVPEIAAANGTAYAVFEYVGAPSPKLTVKWQKTTQDGSSNRTGSSVFDFQGDGIAEVVYNDECYFRVYTGTDGAELYKVPNSSATIHEYPVVADVDGDNNTEVILAANDLNHLGGGLNCNYGAAAKPRHGVFLYGDAGDNWVRTRRIWNQHAYHITNVNADGSVPSPEPASWIAPQGLNNYRQSNQGAGVFNAPDLQVSLEASLANCPAKVSLRAFVQNKGTIGVAPGAKVRFYRGNGANGTFVGEAVTTKALLPGQYELVTVDYNVMPQETEMSFYVEVDKDDAGQSGLNECLEDNNGATLDGVKCDIAN, from the coding sequence ATGCGACGAACGTGGACGGCGCTCGGGGGCCTGCTTCTGGCTGGGATTGGCGGCTTCATCGGCTGCAGCGGCGATACGGGAGGGACGACCTCGCAATCGACGAGCAGCGGCGCGGCGAGCGGAGGCGCGGGCGGGCAGGGCGGCGTCGGTGGCGAGGGCGGCGGGTTCGTGACGGGCTGCCCGTCGGGCATCGTCTGCGGCAGCGGCGAGTGCTGCGCGACGGGCGAGGAGTGCGTGATCAACGCCTGCCTGCCGGCCTGCGCCTCGAGCGTGCGCTGCGGCGCCGATGGGTCCGTCTGCTGCGCGGACGGCGAGGCGTGCGTGTCGGACAAGTGCGAGAAGCCGAGCGGGAGCTGCCTCGACTGGGCCGATTGCGCCGAAGGCGAGTTCTGCGAGCCGATCCTCGGCGTTTGCCTCCCCCAGCCCCAGGCGGGCAGCCCGACGTGCGAATACAAGCCGCCGGCCGGGGCGCTCACGCCGACGCTCGAATGGTCGTGGACCGAGAGCGCGATCATGCCCGACGCGAACCAGGTCATCAACATGCCGGTGGTCGTCGACCTCGACAAGGACGCCACGCCGGACGTCGTGATCGTGACCTCTGACAGCTTCACGGCCTCGCAGCCCGCCTACGTCCGCGCGCTGAATGGCAATGACGGCACCGAGAAGTGGGCCGCGAGCGCGGACGTGTACAAGGACGCATACCGCGCGCAGCCGCGCGTCACGCCTGCCGCGGCGGACATCGACGGCGACGGGTTCGTCGAGATCGTCACCGGGAAGCTCGGCGGCGGCCTCATCGCATTCGAGCACGACGGCAAGTACAAGTGGAGCTCGACGGGCACGGACGGCACGACGCCTTGGACCACGTCGCTCGAATCGGCGACGGTGGCGATCGGGGATCTCGAGGGCGATGGAAAGCCCGAGATCGTCGTGGCCGGCGCGGTGTTCGAATCGACGGGCAAGCTCAGGTTCACCGCCGGCAACTATTTCGGCGCGAACAGCTCCACGTACGGGGCGGTGAGCATCATCGCCGACGTCGACGGCAAGATGCCGCAGGAGATCGTGGGCGGCAAGAGCGCGGTGCGCGCGAACGGGACCGTCCTGTGGGACAACGGGCTCATCGATGGCTATCCCGCGATCGGCGACCTCGATCTCGACGGCACGCCCGAGCTGGTGGTGGTCGCGAAGGGCGGGGTGCGGGTGCAGAATCCGATGACGGGCGAGGTGCTCGCGGAGGTGGTGATGCCGGGCGCGGGCGCGGGTGGTCCTCCCACGATCGCCGATTTCGACGCCGACGGCGTGCCCGAGATCGCGGCCGCGAACGGCACGGCGTACGCGGTCTTCGAGTACGTGGGGGCGCCCTCGCCGAAGCTCACCGTGAAATGGCAGAAGACGACGCAGGATGGCTCGTCGAACCGCACGGGCTCGAGCGTCTTCGATTTCCAGGGCGACGGGATCGCGGAGGTCGTCTACAACGACGAGTGCTACTTCCGCGTGTACACGGGCACGGACGGGGCCGAGCTGTACAAGGTGCCGAACTCCTCGGCCACCATCCACGAATACCCCGTGGTCGCGGACGTCGACGGCGACAACAACACCGAGGTGATCCTCGCCGCGAACGATCTGAACCACCTGGGCGGCGGGCTCAATTGCAATTACGGGGCTGCCGCGAAGCCCCGGCACGGCGTCTTCCTGTACGGCGACGCGGGCGATAACTGGGTGCGGACGCGGCGGATCTGGAACCAGCACGCCTACCACATCACGAACGTGAACGCGGACGGCTCGGTGCCCTCGCCCGAGCCGGCGAGCTGGATCGCGCCGCAGGGATTGAACAATTACCGGCAATCGAACCAGGGCGCCGGGGTGTTCAATGCGCCGGACCTGCAGGTGAGCCTCGAGGCGTCGCTCGCCAATTGCCCCGCCAAGGTCTCGCTCCGGGCGTTCGTGCAGAACAAGGGCACGATCGGCGTCGCGCCCGGCGCGAAGGTGCGGTTTTACAGGGGCAATGGGGCCAATGGGACGTTCGTGGGCGAGGCGGTCACCACGAAGGCGCTCTTGCCGGGCCAGTACGAGCTGGTGACGGTCGATTACAACGTCATGCCGCAGGAGACGGAGATGTCGTTCTACGTCGAGGTCGACAAGGACGACGCCGGCCAGAGCGGCCTGAACGAGTGCCTCGAGGACAACAACGGGGCGACGCTCGACGGCGTCAAATGTGACATCGCGAACTGA
- a CDS encoding TerB family tellurite resistance protein: MVLGRLFGRTKKGSEAGSGPERLRDAVRARLGGEGEETVRIVAAIAGLLACAAYADKDYSEVEEARVVEELSRVRGLDRAGAAAIGAVLREHIVEITSAEASVYARELCDLCHRDLRLELLDVLVDVAAEDEVISVRETNLLRNATQALGLSQDDYNASQARHRDKLSVLRTGAAEGEKGD; encoded by the coding sequence ATGGTGCTGGGACGGCTGTTCGGGCGGACGAAGAAGGGGTCGGAGGCAGGCAGCGGGCCCGAGCGGCTCCGGGACGCAGTGCGCGCGCGCCTGGGCGGCGAGGGCGAGGAGACGGTGCGCATCGTCGCGGCGATCGCCGGGCTGCTCGCGTGCGCCGCGTACGCCGACAAGGACTACTCCGAGGTCGAGGAGGCGCGCGTCGTCGAGGAGCTATCGCGGGTGCGCGGACTCGACCGCGCGGGCGCGGCCGCGATCGGCGCGGTCTTGCGCGAGCACATCGTGGAGATCACCTCGGCCGAGGCGTCGGTCTACGCGCGCGAGCTCTGCGATCTGTGCCATCGAGACCTGCGGCTCGAGCTGCTCGACGTGCTCGTCGACGTGGCCGCCGAGGACGAGGTGATCTCGGTGCGCGAGACGAACCTCCTGCGCAACGCGACGCAAGCGCTCGGGCTGTCGCAGGACGATTACAACGCGTCGCAGGCGCGGCATCGGGACAAGCTCAGCGTGCTGCGCACCGGGGCGGCGGAGGGCGAGAAAGGCGATTGA
- a CDS encoding J domain-containing protein, with translation MAAKKGQGEGGEPFDPSAILGSIEDLFGAFFKREVSGADRHADLLLSLEEAASGAKKDVAFTRGIRCTRCEGDGGEPGSATHSCYLCEGSGASAATDKGDTRCERCRGTGKIHLVPCAACEGSRIVSRRKTATVNVPAGIEAGQVLRLPQQGDESPRKGAPGDLFLTIAVQPHPRLRREGADLFVEVTVDARTAREGGRVAVPILGGKRMIELAAGTEDGHRVVLRGHGAVRLGAEPVPIPELNADPYRTVDVSEHRGDEIVTFRVVEEPSEEPERAPARGSSRVVWAIGLGLTLVGAALSALATGR, from the coding sequence ATGGCGGCGAAGAAGGGTCAGGGAGAGGGGGGCGAGCCCTTCGATCCGAGCGCGATCCTCGGCTCGATCGAGGACCTCTTCGGCGCGTTTTTCAAGCGCGAGGTCAGCGGCGCCGATCGCCACGCCGATCTTTTGCTGTCGCTCGAGGAGGCCGCGTCGGGAGCCAAGAAGGACGTCGCATTCACACGCGGCATCCGCTGCACGCGCTGCGAGGGCGACGGCGGCGAGCCGGGATCGGCGACGCATTCGTGCTACCTCTGCGAGGGCAGCGGCGCGAGCGCCGCGACCGACAAGGGCGACACGCGCTGCGAGCGCTGCCGCGGCACCGGCAAGATCCACCTCGTTCCCTGCGCCGCGTGCGAGGGCAGCCGCATCGTGTCGCGCCGCAAGACGGCCACGGTGAACGTGCCGGCCGGCATCGAGGCGGGGCAGGTGCTGCGCCTGCCGCAGCAAGGCGATGAATCGCCGCGCAAAGGCGCGCCGGGCGATCTCTTTCTCACCATCGCGGTGCAGCCTCACCCGCGCCTTCGGCGTGAGGGTGCAGATCTGTTCGTCGAGGTCACCGTCGACGCACGCACCGCGCGCGAGGGCGGGCGCGTGGCGGTGCCGATCCTCGGCGGCAAGCGCATGATCGAGCTCGCTGCGGGCACGGAAGACGGCCATCGCGTCGTTCTGCGCGGCCACGGCGCGGTTCGCCTCGGGGCCGAGCCCGTGCCGATCCCGGAGCTGAACGCCGACCCGTACCGCACGGTCGACGTGAGCGAGCATCGGGGCGATGAGATCGTGACCTTCCGCGTCGTGGAGGAGCCCTCGGAAGAGCCGGAGAGGGCTCCCGCGCGCGGGTCGTCGCGCGTCGTGTGGGCGATAGGCCTCGGATTGACGCTGGTCGGCGCCGCGCTGAGCGCCCTCGCGACAGGGCGTTGA